A genomic stretch from Methanorbis rubei includes:
- a CDS encoding rubredoxin — protein MAKYLCIFCAYIYDEDLGDPKHGIPAGTKYEDIPNSWKCPTCMIPKTKPGLFKKIED, from the coding sequence ATGGCAAAATATCTGTGCATTTTCTGTGCATACATCTATGATGAGGATCTGGGCGACCCCAAGCATGGTATCCCGGCTGGAACAAAGTACGAGGATATTCCCAACTCCTGGAAGTGTCCGACCTGCATGATTCCAAAAACCAAGCCCGGTCTTTTCAAAAAGATCGAGGACTAA
- a CDS encoding cysteine desulfurase has product MAAFDPELIRGDFPILQKLIYLDNAATSLSPRQVVEAQNDAEYNYRANVGRGIHRLSRIATHQYLEAHEILKRFFGGENGTLAFTKNTTEAINTVSLGLRWNKTDRIVTTIQDHHSNLLPWYRLYNEGRVAGVDVARGLSGVILPEDVEACITKDTRLVAIGHASNVFGTITEAEEIAKICKDYGVLLLLDGAQTAPHLPLNLEKLACDFFCFSGHKMLGPMGTGGLWISPDVAEPDIPAPLFAGGGMVAQVDGTSFTCVEGHARFEAGTQNVIGAVGLAEAARYLMRLGMENVASHSAALARRMISGLSEIPGVHIYTPSGVPLIGTVSFTLEGVHPHEVAYLLDEAAGIMVRSGEHCCQPLMKGLGLAGGTVRASAYCYNSEDDIDMLTATVEEIAGMVK; this is encoded by the coding sequence ATGGCAGCATTCGACCCTGAACTCATACGCGGCGACTTCCCGATTCTGCAAAAACTGATCTATCTTGACAACGCCGCAACCTCTCTTTCCCCACGTCAGGTAGTCGAAGCACAGAATGATGCCGAGTATAACTACCGCGCCAACGTCGGCCGCGGCATTCACCGTCTCTCCCGCATCGCAACCCATCAGTATCTGGAAGCGCACGAGATACTCAAACGGTTCTTCGGCGGAGAAAACGGAACGCTGGCCTTCACGAAAAACACAACCGAAGCAATAAACACCGTTTCGCTCGGACTTCGCTGGAACAAAACCGACCGGATTGTTACAACCATCCAGGACCATCACTCCAATCTTCTTCCCTGGTATCGGCTGTACAATGAGGGAAGGGTTGCAGGAGTTGACGTAGCCAGAGGTCTCTCCGGCGTGATTTTGCCTGAGGATGTTGAGGCATGCATCACGAAGGACACGCGGCTTGTTGCGATCGGTCATGCCTCCAATGTGTTTGGAACGATTACTGAGGCAGAAGAGATTGCAAAGATCTGCAAGGATTACGGTGTTCTCCTGCTGCTTGACGGAGCACAGACTGCGCCTCATCTGCCCCTTAACTTGGAGAAGCTTGCTTGCGACTTCTTCTGTTTCTCAGGCCACAAGATGCTCGGCCCCATGGGAACCGGAGGACTTTGGATAAGCCCGGATGTCGCAGAGCCGGACATTCCGGCACCGCTCTTCGCCGGCGGAGGAATGGTTGCACAGGTAGATGGAACCTCGTTTACCTGCGTCGAAGGGCATGCACGCTTTGAGGCAGGAACCCAGAATGTTATCGGAGCGGTCGGTCTTGCAGAAGCCGCACGGTATCTAATGCGGCTTGGCATGGAAAATGTCGCAAGCCACAGTGCAGCTCTTGCGAGGAGAATGATCTCAGGACTCTCGGAGATTCCCGGAGTTCACATCTACACACCAAGCGGCGTGCCTTTAATCGGAACGGTTTCGTTTACGCTTGAAGGCGTGCATCCTCACGAGGTCGCCTATCTTCTTGACGAGGCGGCAGGCATCATGGTAAGATCAGGAGAACACTGCTGCCAGCCATTGATGAAAGGCCTCGGTCTTGCGGGCGGAACAGTGAGGGCGAGTGCCTACTGCTACAACAGCGAGGATGACATCGATATGCTGACTGCAACGGTCGAAGAGATTGCAGGGATGGTGAAGTAA
- a CDS encoding formate dehydrogenase accessory sulfurtransferase FdhD translates to MTKSMKEKPVQIIINGRAAMTLMTSAEDPKDLVTGHIFTERVVETYADITSIHRDGSQVSVVTSKPFGILLSRKTVLAGCGGASSFLDSGRLGQLTAGFTPSKEEISRSFDQLPTSSWYSGGLFAKDGALLAAVEDVSSQNVLDRLIGHGLSLGTVFSETYVVLTGNLVTETVRKAIIAKIPFIAVSGDVTATAAKTAKEANLTLVRVDNR, encoded by the coding sequence ATGACAAAATCTATGAAAGAAAAACCTGTGCAGATTATTATCAACGGCCGAGCCGCAATGACGCTCATGACATCAGCAGAAGATCCCAAGGATCTTGTGACCGGCCATATTTTTACAGAACGTGTGGTGGAGACGTATGCAGATATTACGTCCATACACCGCGACGGAAGCCAGGTCAGTGTGGTGACGTCAAAGCCATTTGGAATTTTGCTCTCCCGAAAGACCGTGCTTGCCGGATGCGGAGGGGCTTCGTCGTTTCTTGATTCAGGAAGGCTTGGACAACTGACTGCCGGTTTTACTCCTTCAAAGGAAGAGATTTCCCGCAGTTTTGATCAGCTCCCAACGTCATCCTGGTACAGCGGCGGACTTTTTGCAAAAGATGGTGCCCTGCTCGCAGCAGTCGAGGATGTCAGCTCCCAGAATGTTCTCGACCGGCTTATCGGTCACGGACTTTCGCTTGGAACAGTGTTTTCCGAGACCTATGTTGTCCTCACCGGCAATCTGGTGACTGAAACGGTCCGAAAAGCGATTATTGCAAAAATTCCCTTCATCGCAGTTTCTGGTGATGTTACCGCGACCGCTGCAAAGACTGCAAAAGAGGCAAACCTTACGCTTGTTCGCGTGGATAATCGGTAA
- a CDS encoding YeeE/YedE thiosulfate transporter family protein: MVTDISEKKKGVDTYLKIPLLGGAVIGFAAALIQALLFAAGGPQAYGFCVACHSRDLINYITNSLTGSNLFLAPFSANAVAAGTLPVLTIIGVLVGAAGAALLYKEFRVKKGDAKSYAVYGVGGILFMIFALCMGACPYRLALRIGYGDLVAVFGLIALIVGVFIGIKIAMKRMEGK, encoded by the coding sequence ATGGTAACAGATATTTCTGAAAAAAAGAAAGGAGTGGACACCTATCTCAAGATACCACTTCTGGGTGGAGCCGTCATCGGTTTTGCCGCAGCACTCATTCAGGCGCTTTTGTTCGCCGCAGGCGGACCGCAAGCTTACGGATTTTGTGTCGCATGCCACAGCCGTGACTTAATCAACTACATAACAAACTCCCTCACCGGAAGCAACCTCTTCCTTGCACCCTTCTCCGCAAACGCTGTTGCCGCAGGAACCCTGCCGGTCTTAACCATCATCGGCGTATTAGTCGGAGCTGCAGGAGCAGCGCTTCTCTACAAAGAGTTCAGAGTCAAGAAAGGCGACGCAAAGAGTTACGCTGTCTATGGAGTCGGCGGAATCCTCTTCATGATCTTCGCACTCTGTATGGGAGCATGCCCGTACCGCCTTGCACTCAGAATCGGTTACGGCGACCTCGTCGCAGTCTTCGGACTCATCGCACTCATCGTTGGAGTATTCATCGGTATCAAAATCGCCATGAAAAGAATGGAGGGAAAATAA
- a CDS encoding YeeE/YedE thiosulfate transporter family protein, which yields MVDGFLIPKETAVLLVPIATIILGLVIGWLGQRSGFCSIGGIRDYMLFRQTRLLKGYVALIISAFVFYFIFSLIVPAAIPKFFWCLQEGQLFTAIGGAPAVGTVGVIILMIIGGIFVGIIGTLLGGCPLRQLVMTSEGNMKSLIFVIGMLAGAVIFTALLSPWIVQAFTAIGL from the coding sequence ATGGTTGACGGATTCTTAATTCCCAAAGAAACAGCAGTACTTCTTGTACCAATCGCAACGATCATCCTCGGACTTGTCATCGGCTGGCTTGGTCAGAGAAGCGGATTTTGTTCAATTGGCGGTATTCGCGACTACATGCTCTTCCGCCAGACCCGTCTCCTCAAAGGATACGTCGCACTCATCATCTCAGCATTTGTCTTCTACTTCATCTTCTCCTTAATCGTTCCCGCAGCAATTCCCAAATTCTTCTGGTGTCTCCAGGAAGGACAGCTCTTCACCGCAATTGGCGGAGCGCCGGCAGTTGGTACCGTAGGAGTCATCATCCTCATGATCATCGGTGGAATTTTCGTTGGAATTATTGGAACACTCCTTGGCGGATGCCCGCTGCGTCAGCTGGTAATGACCTCGGAAGGAAACATGAAATCCCTGATCTTCGTGATCGGCATGCTTGCAGGTGCAGTCATCTTCACCGCACTTCTCTCACCATGGATCGTACAAGCGTTTACCGCAATAGGACTCTGA
- a CDS encoding sulfurtransferase TusA family protein, with protein sequence MTEKLDITGKVCPFCVLSVDQKLKTMQTGDTLTVLCDHGSAATGSIPEYAEMKGWKSSVKLIEHGLWEIIITKS encoded by the coding sequence ATGACAGAAAAATTAGACATCACTGGAAAAGTCTGTCCGTTCTGCGTCTTATCCGTAGACCAGAAACTCAAAACCATGCAGACAGGGGACACCCTTACTGTACTCTGCGATCACGGATCAGCAGCTACCGGCTCAATTCCTGAATATGCCGAAATGAAAGGATGGAAAAGTTCCGTGAAACTCATCGAACATGGTCTCTGGGAGATCATCATTACTAAGAGCTGA
- a CDS encoding OsmC family protein yields MSLNNIDIAQVKQYEADIKADGEEAKFTTKMQGTWLFDESGPQFTATAKTKGEPVVFTLSHPNFDGPGVSPSPMSFGLFWIAGCASATLMTSAEKKGIKIDALSTCIEADLDYHAQFKLGDQPLVGEYRINFIISSKASDAEVEQLKADALAGCMAMYTVKNAIPLKVTHTRA; encoded by the coding sequence ATGTCACTCAATAATATCGATATAGCACAGGTAAAACAGTACGAAGCAGACATCAAAGCAGATGGTGAAGAAGCAAAGTTCACCACAAAGATGCAAGGGACCTGGCTCTTTGACGAGAGCGGGCCGCAATTTACTGCAACCGCAAAGACCAAAGGTGAACCTGTCGTATTCACGCTATCCCATCCGAACTTTGACGGGCCCGGCGTCAGCCCTTCACCAATGTCATTTGGTCTGTTCTGGATTGCAGGCTGTGCATCTGCAACCCTGATGACGTCGGCTGAAAAGAAAGGGATCAAGATCGATGCTCTCTCAACCTGTATTGAAGCAGATCTCGACTATCATGCACAGTTCAAACTTGGCGACCAGCCACTGGTTGGCGAGTACCGGATCAACTTCATCATCAGTTCCAAAGCCTCGGATGCAGAAGTTGAGCAGTTGAAGGCTGATGCTCTTGCCGGATGCATGGCAATGTACACCGTGAAGAACGCCATTCCGCTCAAAGTTACCCACACACGGGCATAA
- a CDS encoding 4Fe-4S dicluster domain-containing protein: MADPNLYLKGGVIPERDNEHYIIRLRVPAGMLDVEALAGIAKIAKKYGITNTHLTTRQTIELLQVGPEVLDDLLADLEKNGTPIGAERNEVVNITSCLGNANCKFSVIDTLSLAKRLDEKHFGKEMPVKVRIAISGCPNGCTSERLNEIGITGLRRPVRNEGLCTGCGTCGYYCKEDAILIENGKLKLNQGDCMLCGFCIHACPFQYINFDDPLYLITLGGRRGRHPKIGRTFYIAKSEDDVVEIVGKIIYWIFRSIASDKMLPEQLTDEEFIEFREKVKKSLKPLGIEGIDPTNAYCI; this comes from the coding sequence ATGGCTGATCCGAATCTCTACTTAAAAGGCGGCGTTATCCCGGAACGGGACAACGAGCATTATATCATCCGGCTTCGTGTTCCGGCAGGAATGCTTGACGTCGAGGCTCTTGCAGGCATCGCAAAGATTGCAAAAAAATATGGAATAACCAATACCCATCTCACCACCCGCCAGACGATCGAACTGCTTCAGGTAGGTCCTGAAGTCCTTGATGATCTTCTTGCCGACCTTGAAAAGAACGGCACCCCGATCGGTGCCGAACGTAACGAAGTAGTCAACATAACTTCATGTCTCGGCAACGCGAACTGCAAGTTCTCGGTGATTGATACCCTCTCTCTTGCCAAGAGGCTTGATGAGAAACATTTCGGCAAAGAGATGCCGGTGAAAGTTCGTATCGCTATCTCGGGCTGTCCGAACGGATGCACCAGCGAGCGGCTGAATGAGATCGGCATCACGGGTCTCCGACGTCCGGTCCGAAACGAAGGACTCTGTACCGGATGCGGAACCTGCGGCTACTACTGTAAGGAAGACGCAATTCTGATCGAGAACGGAAAACTCAAACTCAATCAGGGTGACTGCATGCTGTGCGGATTCTGTATTCATGCATGTCCCTTCCAGTACATCAACTTCGATGACCCGCTCTACTTAATTACGCTCGGCGGCAGACGCGGACGCCATCCAAAGATCGGCAGAACATTTTACATCGCAAAGTCAGAGGATGACGTGGTTGAAATCGTGGGAAAAATTATCTACTGGATCTTCCGCAGCATTGCCTCAGACAAAATGCTTCCCGAACAGCTGACCGACGAAGAGTTCATCGAGTTCCGCGAAAAAGTAAAGAAGAGTCTCAAGCCGCTTGGCATCGAAGGCATCGACCCAACCAACGCGTACTGCATCTGA
- a CDS encoding formylmethanofuran dehydrogenase subunit C yields the protein MKTVTIKLKKVPTLYLECESVTPDKFAGKSLEAIAALPCSEGKSNYKLGDWFEISGSAGATAEETKIDVYGPGTSKCKYFGAWMSAGEVVVNGTADMFTGSWMTGGKLHVKGDVRSFSGLQMKGGEMLVDGRAWNYLGAAYRGDWRGMQGGLIRIKGDAGSDLGTFMNGGTIIVEGNVDIHIGTHAEGGTIIVKGKAHRRVGGQMVKGEIYVFQGCDVMMPGFRKIEEREIEVDGEKQVFNVFIGDLGERHSKSKGEVVYGHLYTLKE from the coding sequence ATGAAGACGGTAACCATTAAGTTAAAGAAAGTCCCGACCCTCTACCTCGAATGCGAGAGTGTTACTCCGGACAAGTTTGCCGGAAAGTCGCTTGAGGCGATTGCAGCACTTCCGTGTTCGGAAGGTAAGTCCAACTACAAGCTCGGCGACTGGTTCGAGATCTCCGGATCTGCCGGTGCAACCGCAGAAGAGACGAAGATCGATGTCTATGGCCCAGGAACTTCGAAGTGCAAGTACTTCGGTGCATGGATGAGCGCAGGCGAAGTTGTTGTCAACGGAACCGCAGATATGTTCACGGGTTCCTGGATGACCGGCGGCAAGCTCCACGTTAAGGGAGATGTCCGCTCCTTCTCCGGCCTTCAGATGAAGGGCGGAGAGATGCTGGTTGACGGCCGTGCCTGGAACTATCTCGGCGCAGCATACCGCGGCGACTGGCGTGGAATGCAGGGCGGTCTCATCCGTATTAAGGGTGATGCAGGCTCTGACCTTGGTACTTTCATGAACGGTGGAACGATCATCGTTGAAGGTAACGTGGATATCCACATCGGTACTCACGCTGAAGGCGGAACAATCATTGTCAAAGGCAAGGCTCACCGCCGTGTCGGCGGCCAGATGGTAAAAGGCGAGATCTACGTCTTCCAGGGCTGCGATGTGATGATGCCCGGTTTCAGAAAGATTGAGGAGCGGGAGATCGAGGTTGACGGTGAGAAGCAGGTCTTCAATGTGTTCATCGGCGATCTTGGCGAACGCCACTCAAAGAGCAAGGGCGAGGTCGTTTACGGCCACCTCTACACTCTGAAGGAGTAA
- a CDS encoding formylmethanofuran dehydrogenase subunit A, whose amino-acid sequence MTEYIIKNGHVFDAVTGHKGDVADVCMKDGKIVDKVSNSATVIDATGKTVMGGALDVHTHVAGPKVNLGRWYRPEDKFRLGERCSAKIDPKTKIEGGFSIPTVYKTGYEYARMGFAFLMEAAMPPLYSRHTHEEIRDTPIVDEAAMPVFGNNWFMFEYLKNGEIDNAAAYVAWMLRQTKGYGIKCVNPGGSEAWAWGLNCMTVNDPVPYFEITPKEIIAGLITTNEELHLPHSVHLHSNNLGNPGNYTTTLDSLKIAEDFKPNNNFGRKTVLHHTHIQFHSYGGTGWGDFESKSKEVMDYVNKTPQISIDSGSVTLDETTTMTADGPFEYHLGALNHLKWGNVDVELETSSGVVPYVYDPKVKVCDIQWAIGLEVPLFAADPMRTMITTDHPNAGPFTRYPRLYAWLMDKKYRDDLLNSFKYATKVIDATYLAEIDREISLYELSQMTRAGPAQVLGLSGSMGGLAPGMNANVAIYNINPDNMQKGIELENAFARSAYFFKDGVKVVENGVVLDADPVVKKTYWVNAKVPENKQVMHDINEKFLKYYSVNLDNYEVIDHYVPHQEIIEV is encoded by the coding sequence ATGACAGAATATATCATTAAAAACGGTCACGTGTTCGATGCAGTAACCGGTCACAAAGGCGACGTCGCTGACGTCTGCATGAAAGACGGCAAGATTGTTGACAAAGTCAGCAACTCCGCAACCGTCATTGACGCAACCGGCAAGACCGTCATGGGCGGTGCACTCGATGTGCACACCCACGTTGCAGGTCCGAAGGTCAACCTCGGCCGCTGGTACCGCCCGGAGGACAAGTTCCGCCTTGGCGAGCGCTGCTCTGCAAAGATCGACCCGAAGACAAAGATCGAGGGTGGATTTTCTATTCCGACCGTCTACAAGACCGGATACGAGTACGCACGTATGGGTTTTGCCTTCCTGATGGAAGCAGCAATGCCGCCACTTTACTCGCGCCACACGCACGAGGAGATTCGCGACACCCCGATCGTTGATGAAGCAGCAATGCCGGTTTTCGGTAACAACTGGTTCATGTTCGAGTACCTGAAGAACGGCGAGATCGACAATGCAGCAGCATATGTTGCATGGATGCTCCGCCAGACCAAAGGATACGGTATTAAGTGTGTGAATCCGGGAGGATCCGAGGCATGGGCCTGGGGTCTGAACTGTATGACCGTCAATGATCCGGTGCCGTACTTTGAAATTACGCCCAAAGAGATCATTGCAGGTCTTATCACCACGAACGAAGAGCTGCACCTGCCGCACTCCGTCCACCTTCACTCCAACAACCTGGGTAACCCCGGAAACTACACGACGACCCTTGACTCTCTGAAGATCGCAGAGGACTTTAAGCCGAACAACAACTTCGGCCGTAAGACTGTTCTGCACCACACCCACATTCAGTTCCACTCCTACGGCGGAACCGGATGGGGCGACTTTGAGTCCAAGTCCAAGGAAGTCATGGATTATGTGAACAAGACTCCGCAGATCTCTATCGACTCTGGTAGCGTCACCCTTGACGAGACCACGACGATGACTGCCGACGGTCCGTTCGAGTACCACCTTGGTGCCCTGAACCACCTGAAGTGGGGTAACGTTGATGTCGAGCTTGAGACCTCTTCTGGTGTCGTTCCATATGTCTACGACCCGAAGGTAAAGGTCTGTGACATTCAGTGGGCAATCGGTCTTGAGGTTCCACTGTTCGCAGCAGATCCGATGCGGACAATGATCACAACCGACCACCCGAATGCAGGTCCGTTCACCCGCTACCCGCGTCTCTACGCATGGCTGATGGACAAGAAGTATCGTGACGATCTCCTGAACAGCTTCAAGTACGCAACCAAAGTCATCGACGCAACCTACCTTGCAGAAATCGACCGTGAGATCAGCCTCTACGAACTTTCCCAGATGACCCGTGCAGGACCTGCACAGGTTCTTGGTCTGTCCGGCTCTATGGGCGGTCTCGCACCAGGCATGAATGCAAACGTTGCAATCTACAACATCAACCCTGACAATATGCAGAAGGGTATTGAGCTTGAGAATGCATTTGCAAGATCTGCATACTTCTTCAAGGACGGCGTCAAGGTCGTTGAGAACGGTGTCGTTCTCGATGCTGATCCGGTCGTTAAGAAGACCTACTGGGTCAATGCAAAGGTACCTGAGAACAAGCAGGTCATGCACGATATCAACGAGAAGTTCCTGAAGTACTACAGTGTCAACCTTGACAACTACGAGGTTATTGATCACTATGTTCCGCACCAGGAGATTATCGAGGTGTAA